Within Actinoplanes sp. L3-i22, the genomic segment CCTGATGCGCCGGCGGGTTCTCCATCGCCAGCTCCTTCGGCAGCTTGGCGCCGGGTTTACGACGGGCGAGCCGGGGCAGCCGGTTCGGCCCGATGTTGCTCTCCCCCGGGGGCGATGGCGGCGGGGCCGGCGGCGGCAGCTCCGGCGGCGGGCCCGGGTTCACCGGCACCGGGGGCTTCTCCGCCGGCGGTGGTGGCGCCGGGCGGGCCACCGGAGCGACGTCCGCCCGATGCTGCGGGAGGCGGACGAAGTCGTGGCTCTCCGCGGTCCGTACCTCGGGGAGCTCGATCAGGCCCGCGGCCGCGAGCCGCCGCAGCTCCTGGATCGTCGCGTAGCCCGCGCGGCCCAGCAGCAGGGCCAGGTCGGCCGGCGTGCGCTGGCCGTCCGCGTGGACCAGCAGCTCCCACTGCGGCGAGGTGATGGTCACCCGCTCCCGCGGCGGACGGGCCACTGGGATGACCGGGGCGACGTCGATCCGCGGGTTCGGGAAGATGTCGTCGAGGAGCGTGACCCGGCGCCGGCACTCGCGCAGCACCGCGACCGTGTCGATGTGCACGACCGGGCCCAGCCAGTGCGTCGCCGCCGGCAGGAAGTCGATCGGCGCGGACGCCGTGGACAGCGCGAAGTACGCCGCGTCGTAGGTCGCCCCGAGCACGCACAGCTCCAGCTCGCCCTGGGTGAGATGGCCCTGCTCGACCAGGAGCCGGCCCACCCGGGCGGTGGAGGTGCCCAGGTCCAGCGCGTTCTGCCAGGTCCGTCCGGCCAGCCGGCCGGACGACGTGAGCAGCTCGCCCACCCCGGGCGCGGCCGGCGACTCGGCGTAGATCACCCGCCCCTCGAAGACGTAGACCGCGCCGCCGGGATGGCCGTGCACCACCAGCGCTCCGGTCTGCCGCTCGCCGGCGACCTGCGCGAGCAGATCACCGGATGCGGTGGTCTTCGTGGGCGGCACCGTCACTCCTCACTGGTGGGTGCGTTGGGCATATCGGTCATGTCGCCACAAGTTCGTCGGCGAGGCGCTGCATCTTGCGGCGGGCCACGGCGAGGTTGCCGCGCACCCGGTCCAGCCAGACGTAGAGCACCAGGCGGCTGTCGAACTCGGTCTGGACGACCCGCAGGAGGTGGTAGCCCCCGGCGGTCGTGATGATCAGGTCTTCGAGCAGGTCGTGCGGGATGGCCGAGACGAACAGCGACCGGCTGTTCGCGGCCTGGACCACGTCGGCGGTGCCGGCGGCCGCGGCCTCGTGATCCGCATTCGGTGCGGCTCCGGTCGTGGCGACCGGAAAACCCGTGGTGTAGTCGACGATGCTGGCCCCGACCGCGCCAGGAATCGTCATGGCCTCCTGTAGACAGTGATCGACGCCGGGCACTTCTCTCCTCGACGTGCTGTGCGGTTCTTTTTGCCGGTGACGTGCGGCCCCATCGCCGTCCCCGCCACCGTGGGCCATCCTCCGGTGACACAGAGCCGACAGGTCGCACGCGTTGTGCGTCAAAGTCCACTGCCCCGTAACCGGGAACCGGACATCGCATCCTGGGCACGCGCCAAGCACTTCCGTCGCACGGCGCGTCCGCCCGAGTGGCCTTCGTCACCCGCTGGAGTCGCGTAACCTGATCGTCACGTATCGATCGCCGGGAGGTCACATGCCCAGTCGCTGGGAGCAGGTCGTGGTGGACTCGCAGGATCCCGCACGGCTGGCACGGTGGTGGGCGGAGGCGCTCGACTACCGGATCGTCGACGAGGGCGACGACCGCGACGGTCACTACGTGGAGATCCGGCGGCGCCCCGACGAACTGCCCGGCCTGCTCTTCGGGCAGAACGCCGACGTCAAGAAGGTCAAGAACCGGCTGCACCTGGACCTGCGCCCGGAGGACCAGGAGACCGAGGTGGAACGCCTGGTCGGGATGGGTGCCCGGCCGGTCGACATCGGCCAGGGCGAGGTCCCGTGGGTGCTGCTGGCCGACCCCGAGGGCAACGAGTTCTGCGTGCTGAGTGACCGCAAGGGTCAGTAGCGGAACTCGCCGATCAGGGCGCGGATCTCGTCGGCCGCGCCACTGACCAGCTCGGCCGAGTGCCGGGTGGTGTTCGCGCCCTCCGCGGTGTCCGCGCTGGACGTGCTGATGTGCGACACCGTCCCGCTGATCTCGCTCGCCGCCGCGGACACCGACCCGACGTTGCGGGCCAGCTGATCGGTGGTCACCGACTGCTCCTCGACCGCGGCCGCGATGGTCCGCTGCCCGTCGTCGATCCGGGTGATCACCGCCGAGATCGCCTCGATCGCCGCGGCCGTCCCACCGGTCATCTCCTGGATCGCCAGGATCTTCGCGGTGATGTCCGCGGTCGCCTGCGCGGTCTCCTGGGCCAGGTCCTTGACCTCGGTGGCGACCACCGCGAAGCCCTTGCCGGCGTGCCCGGCCCGGGCCGCCTCGATGCTCGCGTTCAGCGCCAGCAGGTTCGTCTGCTCCGCGATGTTCGTGATCATCTGCACGATGTCGCCG encodes:
- a CDS encoding DUF4388 domain-containing protein — its product is MPPTKTTASGDLLAQVAGERQTGALVVHGHPGGAVYVFEGRVIYAESPAAPGVGELLTSSGRLAGRTWQNALDLGTSTARVGRLLVEQGHLTQGELELCVLGATYDAAYFALSTASAPIDFLPAATHWLGPVVHIDTVAVLRECRRRVTLLDDIFPNPRIDVAPVIPVARPPRERVTITSPQWELLVHADGQRTPADLALLLGRAGYATIQELRRLAAAGLIELPEVRTAESHDFVRLPQHRADVAPVARPAPPPPAEKPPVPVNPGPPPELPPPAPPPSPPGESNIGPNRLPRLARRKPGAKLPKELAMENPPAHQAADEVLLKRIRTALRALR
- a CDS encoding VOC family protein — its product is MPSRWEQVVVDSQDPARLARWWAEALDYRIVDEGDDRDGHYVEIRRRPDELPGLLFGQNADVKKVKNRLHLDLRPEDQETEVERLVGMGARPVDIGQGEVPWVLLADPEGNEFCVLSDRKGQ